CGGTGGCAGTGTCGAGGCGCACACCCCGCGTGACCGGCGCAAGCTGCTGCCGCTGTCGCCCGTGGAGCGCCAGGAGGCCGCCGCGGCCGTCGCCCTGCCGGGGCACGGCGCCGTGGAAGCCCCCGAGAACGTGCCGAGCGACCTGCCCGACGGCCTCGCGCCCGCCTCCGGGCCGCGCGCGCCGCTCCGCCGCCGCCTGGACACCAGCCCCGTCGCCTCCGTGAAGCTGGCCTCCGGCTGCGACCGCCGCTGCTCCTTCTGCGCCATCCCCTCCTTCCGCGGCTCCTTCGTCTCGCGCCGTCCCTCGGACGTGCTCAACGAGACGCGCTGGCTCGCCGAGCAGGGCGTGAAGGAGATCATGCTGGTCTCCGAGAACAACACCTCCTACGGCAAGGACCTCGGCGACATCCGGCTCCTGGAGAGCCTGCTGCCCGAGCTGGCCGCGGTGGACGGCATCGAGCGCGTCCGCGTCAGCTACCTCCAGCCCGCCGAGATGCGCCCGGGCCTGATCGACGTCCTCACGTCGACCGAGAAGGTCGTGCCCTACTTCGACCTGTCCTTCCAGCACAGCGCCCCCGACGTGCTGCGGGCCATGCGCCGCTTCGGCGACACCGACCGCTTCCTGGAGCTCCTGGAGACCATCCGCTCCAAGGCCCCCACGGCCGGTGCCCGCTCCAACTTCATCGTCGGCTTCCCCGGCGAGACCGAGGCGGACTTCGCCGAGCTGGAACGCTTCATCACCCACGCGCGCCTCGACGCCATCGGCGTCTTCGGCTACTCCGACGAGGACGGCACCGAGGCCGCCACGTACGAGCACAAGCTCGACCAGGACGTCGTCGACGAGCGGCTCGCCCACCTCTCCCGGCTCGCCGAGGAGCTCACCGCACAGCGCGCGGAGGAGCGGATCGGAGAGACCCTTGAAGTACTCGTCGAGTCCGAGTCGGACGACGAGGACGAGGAGGGCGGCTGGATCGGCCGTGCGGCCCACCAGGCGCCCGAGACCGACGGGCAGGTGCTGCTGCTCACCACGGACGGCGGTGCGGGCCCCGCGCTCGCCCCGGGCCGTATGGTCAGGGCGAAGGTCGTCGGCACGGAGGGCGTCGACCTGGTGGCCGAGTGTCTTTTCGAGGAGGCAGGCAGATGACCGGAGTCCCGGCATCCGCGACGGGCGGAACCGGTAGGCCGGCGCCCCGCGGCAAGCTGGGCGCGGCGGCCGTCAACCAGGCCAGCCTGTGGAACATCGCCAACATCCTCACCATGATCCGGCTCGTCCTCGTGCCGGGCTTCGTGATCCTGCTGTTCCAGGACGGCGGGCACGACCCGGCGTGGCGGGCCTGGGCCTGGGCGGCGTTCGCGGTGGCCATGATCACGGACGTCTTCGACGGGCACCTCGCCCGTACGTACAACCTGGTCACCGACTTCGGGAAGATCGCCGACCCCATCGCCGACAAGGCGATCATGGCGGCCGGGCTGATCTCGCTGTCCCTGCTCGGCGACCTGCCCTGGTGGGTGACCTCGGTCATCCTGGCCCGTGAGCTCGGCATCACCCTGATGCGGTTCTGGGTCATCCGGCACGGGGTCATCCCCGCCAGCCGCGGCGGCAAGATGAAGACGCTCGCCCAGGGCACCGCCGTGGGCATGTACGTCCTGATGCTCACCGGGCCGCTCGCCACCCTCCGCTTCTGGGTGATGGCGCTGGCCGTCGTGCTGACGGTCGTCACCGGTCTGGACTACGTCCGCCAGGCGGTCGTCCTGCGGCGCAAGGGGCTCGCGGAGGAGCGCGCGGCCGCGCGGGCGGAGACGGCGACACGATGACCGAGGCCGCCCGGGTGCTGGCGCTGCTCGCGGAGCGTGATCAGACGCTGGCGGCCGCGGAGTCCCTCACGGGTGGTCTGGTGGCCGCCGAGCTCACCGGCGTGGCCGGCGCCTCGGTGTCCTTCCTGGGGTCGGTCACGGCGTACGCCACGGCCCTCAAGCAGCAGCTCCTCGGCGTCGACGGGGCCCTGCTCGCGGAGCGCGGAGCGGTGGATCCCGAGGTCGCGCTGCAGATGGCGGCCGGCGTGCGGGACCGGCTCGGCGCCGACTGGGGGATCTCGACGACCGGGGTCGCGGGGCCCACACCGCAGGACGGACAGCCCGTCGGAACGGTCTACGTGGCGGTCGCCGGACCGGCCGCGACGAGCGCGCGGGCCGGGAAAGTGGTGTCGTTGAGGTTGAACGGCGATCGTACGGAAATCCGTAGAGAGAGCGTACGGAGCGTGCTGGAACTGCTCCATGAGGAACTCTCGGGAAATGCGCGGGCACAGGATACGGAACACAACGGGGGGAATTGATGTTTGCAGCCCTGAGTGAACACGACATCGCTCCCCGCACGGCCGCAGCGCGAGGCGGTACGGTGGGGCGTGAAGGATGCGGCTACGCGGTCCGAGGAGGGAGCCACCGATGATTCTGCTCCGTCGCCTGCTGGGTGACGTGCTGCGTCGGCAGCGCCAGCGCCAGGGCCGTACTCTGCGCGAAGTCTCCTCGTCGGCCCGAGTTTCGCTCGGCTATCTCTCCGAGGTGGAGCGGGGGCAGAAGGAGGCTTCCTCCGAACTGCTCTCCGCGATCTGCGACGCGTTGGACGTACGGATGTCCGAGCTGATGCGCGAAGTGAGCGACGAGCTGTCGCTGGCCGAACTGGCCGAATCGGCAGCGGCGAGCGAACCGGTGCCGACGCCGGTACGCCCGATGCTCAATTCGGTGTCGGTGACGTCGGTGGCCGGTGTGCCCACCGGGCGGGTGACCATCAAGGCGCCCGCGGAAGCGGTGGACGTCGTCGCTGCCTGAACCGAAGTGGGGCGAAGCCCCGGTCGGTGCCTCTTCGTGAGGCGCTGACCGGGGCTTTTCTCATGCCCGGGGGCTTCGGGGCGTTCCGCTGGAGATGCCGGGTTCCGGTGGGGCGTGCCATGGTGGGAGGGACGTACGACTGGGCCGTGTGCGCCGGGTCTGCCTCCGGTGCGCCCTCCCGCAGGGTGATCCTGCCGGTCTAGCGTCGACCGCAGGAGGCGGCCATGGTACGGCGACGGGTTCCGCTGGTGACGCTCGCGCTGCTCGCGTGCGGCCTCGCGGCCGGAGGGCTCTGGTGGTGGGCGGTGCTGCGTCTGATGCTGCTGCCGGGGGAGTCCGGGCCGGTCGAGGGGGCGGTGGCGGCGGGCGGCTGGGGGCTGAGCCTGCTGCCGGTGCACGTGGCGGCCTCGTCGGGGCGGCGGGTCCCTGGCCCGGTGGTGTCTTCTCCGCGGCGGCGGTCTCCCGGTGCGTCGGTCCGGGGTGTCACCAGGGCATCGCGACGCCGCCGTTGGGGCGGAGGATCTGGCCCGTCGTGAACGAGGAGGCGTCGGAGGCCAGGTGCAGGACCGCGTGCGCGATGTCCTCGGCCTCGCCGACCCGGCCCAGCGGTGAGTGCCGGACCATCGCGGCCTCGGCCTGCAGTTGGGCGGTCGGCTCGTGGCGGTCCGTCATCGGGGTACGGATCCAGCCCGGGGCGACCGCGTTGACCCGGATGCCGTGCGGGCCCGCCTCCGTCGCCAGGGTCTTCGTCAGCTGCACGACGGCCGCCTTGGTGACGCTGTAACAGAGCAGGCCCGGGCTCGCGGTGTCCATCGCGCCCGAGGCCATCGTGACGATCGAACCGGGGACGCCCGCGGCGATCATCGAACGGGCCGCCTCCTGGCACGCGTGGAGCACGCCCTTGAAGTTGACGGCCAGGACGCGGTCGAGGTCCTCGTCCCGGGTCTCCAGGACCGTGCTCGTGTGCATGATCCCGGCGATGGCGGCCATGACGTGGAGCGGGCCGGCGGCGCGGACGGCCGCCGCCAGCGCGGTCCGGTCGGTGACGTCCAGGACGTGCGTCTGCGCGGAGCCGCCCTCGCGGGCGATCAGGGCCGCGGTCTCCTTGAGGCCCGCCTCGTCGCGGTCGGCGCAGTGGACGGTGGCACCGGCCCGGGCGAGGAGGGCCGCGGTGGCGCGGCCGATGCCGCTCGCGGCGCCGGTGACGAACGCGGTGCGGCCGGTCAGGTCGTAAGCCGGGAGAGTCGTCGTCATGTCCGGACCGTACGACCGGAGCTGACGGGTCGTCAATTGTCGGGGCGGTGGTCGTTTCCGTCGGGGCCCCGCTGGCAGCCCGGGCACCAGTACGTCACCCGGTCGCCCAGCTCCGCCCTGCGGATCGCGGCGCCGCAGCGCAGGCAGGGACGGCCCTCGCGGCCGTAGACGTACAGCGGGGTGCCGGGGCGGCGGGTGGTCGTGGTGCGCCGGTCCGGACGGTCCTTGTTCGCCTCCAGGAGGCGGTGGGCCGTGGCGACCAGACGGGCCGGGACCTCGGGGGCGAGCTCGCCGACCGGGAGCCAGGGGGTGACGGCGGCGAGGAAGGCCAGCTCCGACTTGTACACATTGCCGATGCCGGCCAGGTTGCGCTGATCGAGGAGGGCCTCGCCGAGGGGGCGCTCCGGCTCGGCGGCGAGCCGTCGCACGGCCTCCTCGGGGTCCCAGTCGGGGCCCAGGAGGTCCGGGCCGAGGTGGCCCACGGCGTGGGACTCCTCGGCGGTACGGATCAGCTCCAGGACCGGGAGGCGGTAGCCGTACGCGGTGGACTCGGCGTTCCCGAGGATCGCCCGGATCTGGTGCTCGGGGCCGCCGCGCGGGTGCTCCCCGGTGGCGTACACCCGCCAGGCGCCGTCCATCCGCAGATGCGAGTGGAGGGTGAGCCCGCCCTCGACGCGGGCGAGCAGGTGCTTGCCGCGCGGGGTGACGTCGAGGAGCGTGCGGCCGGTGAGGTCGGCGGTCGCGAACCGGGGCACGCGGAGGTCGGCGCGGGTGAGGACGCGGCCGGCGAGCGCGGTGTGCAGGCGGCGGGCGGTCTGCCAGACGGTGTCTCCTTCGGGCATGGGGCCATTGTGGGGCCCCGCCGTCCGTTGTGGGCCGCCGTCCGTTGTGGGCATGCGTTCCGCCGGGGCGGAACGGGTGGGCACAACGGAACGGCGCCCTTGCCGGCGCCAGAGCCTTCCGCGCCCTGACCCGCACCACGTGTGCGCCGCCGCTCGGGGTGCGGGCCGAGGCGCGGAACGCGGAGGCGCCGCACGGCGCGGGCGCGGGCCCAGACGGGCGCTGGCCCGCGCGGCGTCAGGGGCGGAGGCGGAGGCCTCTGGGGGTGGCCAGGAAGCCGGAGGATTCCAGGGGGCGGGACAAGGGCGACGTCAGGGACGTCGTGCCGTTGATGCGCTCCACCGTGACCGTGCCCAGCGTCCCCGCCTTGGCCGACGCCGCCAGCGCCTCCGCCGCCGCCGTCAGCGCCGGGTCCTCCGGGTCCGTCGGCCAGGAGAGGAGGGTCTTGCCGCCGCGCTCCATGTAGAGCGTGAGCTCGCCGTCGACCAGGACCACCATCGCGCCCGCCTTGCGGCCCGGCTTGTGACCCGCGCCCGTCGGCGGCTCGGGCCAGGGGAGGGCCGCGCCGTAGGCGTTCGCCGGGTCGGCCGCCGCCAGGACCAGGGCGCGCGGGCCCGCCGCCGCCTCCGCACCGCGGTCGCGGGCCGTCGCGGCCGCCCGCAGCCGGTCCACCGCCCCGTCCATGGCGAACTGCGCCGCGCCGAGACCCTCCACGACATAACCGCGCCGCGCCTGCCCGCTGTCCTCGAAGGCCGCCAGGATCCGGTACGTGGCCGAGAAACCGCCCTCCACGCCCTCGGCGGCCACCGCGCCCCGGGTGACCACGCCGTGCCGGT
This is a stretch of genomic DNA from Streptomyces sp. R44. It encodes these proteins:
- the rimO gene encoding 30S ribosomal protein S12 methylthiotransferase RimO, whose protein sequence is MPERRTVALVTLGCARNEVDSEELAGRLAADGWELVENAEEADVAVVNTCGFVEAAKKDSVDALLEANDLKDHGKTQAVVAVGCMAERYGKELAEALPEADGVLGFDDYADISNRLQTILNGGSVEAHTPRDRRKLLPLSPVERQEAAAAVALPGHGAVEAPENVPSDLPDGLAPASGPRAPLRRRLDTSPVASVKLASGCDRRCSFCAIPSFRGSFVSRRPSDVLNETRWLAEQGVKEIMLVSENNTSYGKDLGDIRLLESLLPELAAVDGIERVRVSYLQPAEMRPGLIDVLTSTEKVVPYFDLSFQHSAPDVLRAMRRFGDTDRFLELLETIRSKAPTAGARSNFIVGFPGETEADFAELERFITHARLDAIGVFGYSDEDGTEAATYEHKLDQDVVDERLAHLSRLAEELTAQRAEERIGETLEVLVESESDDEDEEGGWIGRAAHQAPETDGQVLLLTTDGGAGPALAPGRMVRAKVVGTEGVDLVAECLFEEAGR
- the pgsA gene encoding CDP-diacylglycerol--glycerol-3-phosphate 3-phosphatidyltransferase; this translates as MTGVPASATGGTGRPAPRGKLGAAAVNQASLWNIANILTMIRLVLVPGFVILLFQDGGHDPAWRAWAWAAFAVAMITDVFDGHLARTYNLVTDFGKIADPIADKAIMAAGLISLSLLGDLPWWVTSVILARELGITLMRFWVIRHGVIPASRGGKMKTLAQGTAVGMYVLMLTGPLATLRFWVMALAVVLTVVTGLDYVRQAVVLRRKGLAEERAAARAETATR
- a CDS encoding CinA family protein, whose protein sequence is MTEAARVLALLAERDQTLAAAESLTGGLVAAELTGVAGASVSFLGSVTAYATALKQQLLGVDGALLAERGAVDPEVALQMAAGVRDRLGADWGISTTGVAGPTPQDGQPVGTVYVAVAGPAATSARAGKVVSLRLNGDRTEIRRESVRSVLELLHEELSGNARAQDTEHNGGN
- a CDS encoding helix-turn-helix domain-containing protein, with product MILLRRLLGDVLRRQRQRQGRTLREVSSSARVSLGYLSEVERGQKEASSELLSAICDALDVRMSELMREVSDELSLAELAESAAASEPVPTPVRPMLNSVSVTSVAGVPTGRVTIKAPAEAVDVVAA
- a CDS encoding SDR family NAD(P)-dependent oxidoreductase, which produces MTTTLPAYDLTGRTAFVTGAASGIGRATAALLARAGATVHCADRDEAGLKETAALIAREGGSAQTHVLDVTDRTALAAAVRAAGPLHVMAAIAGIMHTSTVLETRDEDLDRVLAVNFKGVLHACQEAARSMIAAGVPGSIVTMASGAMDTASPGLLCYSVTKAAVVQLTKTLATEAGPHGIRVNAVAPGWIRTPMTDRHEPTAQLQAEAAMVRHSPLGRVGEAEDIAHAVLHLASDASSFTTGQILRPNGGVAMPW
- a CDS encoding DNA-formamidopyrimidine glycosylase family protein, whose amino-acid sequence is MPEGDTVWQTARRLHTALAGRVLTRADLRVPRFATADLTGRTLLDVTPRGKHLLARVEGGLTLHSHLRMDGAWRVYATGEHPRGGPEHQIRAILGNAESTAYGYRLPVLELIRTAEESHAVGHLGPDLLGPDWDPEEAVRRLAAEPERPLGEALLDQRNLAGIGNVYKSELAFLAAVTPWLPVGELAPEVPARLVATAHRLLEANKDRPDRRTTTTRRPGTPLYVYGREGRPCLRCGAAIRRAELGDRVTYWCPGCQRGPDGNDHRPDN